TGCTACGAGACAGCTACCTTCAACAACACGACCTGTTCCTGGGACGTAACCGGAACGCCGCTTTCGGCTTCCTGTGTTGCATCTGATGCGGTTTGCTTCGGTGGACTCGGTTCCATCACGGTTAGCGCTTCGGGTGGTACGGCTCCGTATTCCGGAACCGGTACCTTTAACCTGGTTGCAGGTACCTATAACTACACGGTTACGGACAACGGTGGTTGTACGTCTTCCTGCTCTGCAACGATCGCCGAGCCGGCCAAAGTTGAGGCTTCCTCGATCACGTCCACTCCGTCCAACTGCGGTGGCAGCACGGGAACCGCTACGGTAGTCGCTACCGGCGGTGACGGTAACTACAGCTACCTCTGGGCTCCGGCCGGCGGCACTTCCGCTTCGGCTACGGGTCTTGCTTCTGGCAGCTACACCGTGACCATCACCGATGGTAACGGTTGCACCGGCTCTGCTACGGTAGTAGTAGGCGGCGCTGGTTCTGGTCCTGATCCTGCAGGCGCAATCGCTGGTCCTGCCGGCGCTTGCCGCAGCACCACGGTAACGTACTCGATCGCTCCGGTTTCCGGTGCTTCGTCCTACATCTGGAGTCTCCCGGTTGGCGCTTCCGGTTCTTCGACCGGCACCAGCATCACGGTGACCTTCAGCTCTACCTATGGTGGTGGCTTCATCTGCGTAACCCCGACCAACGCTTGCGGCAACGGTACTCCTGCTTGCATCAACGTTCCGGTTCTCACGGTTAAGCCGACCACTCCTGGTCTGATCTCCGGCCCGAACCCTGTTTGCGGCCCGACCACCGCTACCTACTCGGTTGCTCCGGTTTCCGGCGCTACGAACTATGTATGGTCGGTCACCGGTACCGGTGTGTCGATCGTAAGCGGTAACGGAACCAACTCCGTACAGGTTAGCATCCCGGCCGGCTTCGGTCAGGGTTCGATCTCTGTCTATGCTCAGAACTGCAAAGGCAACAGCCCGACCCGCAACCAGACGCTGACCGGCGTACCGACGCACTCTTCGGCGCTCTTCGGTCCGATCTACAACTGTCCGAACACTTCGGCTTCGTTCTCGATCTCCGTTGTTCCGGGTACTGCAACGTACACCTGGTCCATCACCGGCGACGCTTCCATCGGATCCAGCAGCGCTAACAGCTGCACGGTGAACTTCGGTCCGGCCTGGACCTCGGGTGTCCTGACGGTAACCACCAGCAGCACTTGCGGTTCCTTCTCGCGTTCCTACACGCTCCGTTCCGTACCGACCCAGCCGGGTGGTATCACGGGTCAGGCCTCTGCCCTGTGTAACGCTACGGGTGTTTCGTACTCCATCGCAGCTGTAGCCGGTGCAACCGGTTACAACTGGACGGTTCCGGCCGGTGCTACCATCACCAGCGGTCAGGGTACTACCTCGATCATGGTCAACTTCGGCACCTCTGCTGGTAACGTTTGCGTAACCGCAAGCAACTCCTGCGGATCGAGCGTAGCTCGTTGCCTGGCCGTTATCACGGTACCGGCTGCTCCTGCAGCCATCTCTGGTCCTGCCAGCGTATGTAAGTCGCAGACGGGTACGTATTCCATCAGCCCGGTTAGCGGTGCTACCTCTTATGTATGGTCGGTCACCGGTGGTGCTTCGATCGTACCGAGCGGCACCTCGGCTACTGTGAACTACAACTCCGCACTCAGCACTTCCGCTACCGTTCGCGTCAATGCAGTGAACGCATGTGGTCTGAGCCAGCCGCGCACCCTGGCTGTTGCTGTGAACCTCGGCTGCCGCACCAGCGGCGAAGAGATGACCGCAGCCAGCGCGCTGACCGCTTACCCGAACCCGACCAACGGTCTGGTTACGATCAACTTCAACGCAGTTGCAGCTGAGCGTTACACGGTGAAAGTGGTTGACCTGCTCGGTAATGTGGTTGTCAGCGACCAGCTCAACGCTGTCGAAGGCAACAACATGAAGGAGCTGAACCTGACCAACGTCGCCAAAGGCATGTACCTCATGTCCCTGGAGACCGAGGGTGGTAATGTTCAAACCCTGCGCCTCATCGTCGAGTAATCGGCCTGAAGCGTATCATGAAAGGAAGTCCTTCCGCTACGGCGGAGGGACTTCTTTTTTTTATTCCATAGGAATCAAGTCTAGTGTCCGATTTTATCAGGAATCGATAGAAAAGCTTGCACAGGCGACGATTTTTTTCTATATTGAAAGCTCTACGGAAACCGTTACTGCGGCGGTTTTCCGCTAATTCACCTACTCCCACATGTCACGCCTACCCTCCGGAAAGTCTGGTTCGTATTGCTTTGTGCGAACCCTGATTATTTTGTCTGTATATAGTGTTTTCTTTTTCGCGATCCGGGTGAATGCCCAGACCGCAAGCCAGTATACCTTTTCGACAGCAACCGGTGCTTCACTCACCACCATGACGGGTTCCACCCTGATCATGGGTAGTAACCTGGACGATAGCGCCAGTACGACCATCAACATAGGATTCTCTTTTACGTTCGCCGGTACAGCCTATACGCAATTCTCCGTGAACTCGAACGGGCTAATGCGACTGGGTAGCACTGCTGTTACGAATGCCTGGCAGAATGGAATCACCACAGGGCCATTCCCCGCTTTAATGCCCTTGTGGGATGACGGACATACCGGATCCAACGGTGGTGTTCGTTACCTGTTGACCGGTACAGCACCAAACCGGCAGCTCACGGTGGAGTGGACCATTCGCAGTTATTCCGGAGAAACCGGCAATTACACCAAGACCTTCCAGGCCTGGCTGTTCGAGACTTCCAATGTGGTACAATACGTTTACGGCACCGGCACGGCTGCAACCAGCGCCAGTATCGGTATTGCAAGCAGCTCAACGACCTATCAAAGTGTCAGCACGTCTACCAATACGGCTTCTACCACCACCCCGAACAACAGTGTAACCACCTGGGCAGGCAGCGGCAGAACGTATGTGTTCACGCCCCCCGTCATTCAGAATTGCAGTGGGACGCCTGCTGCAGGAACTGTCAGCGGGACGAATGTGCTTTGTTCCGGTTTGACAACGATCCTGACTGCTAGCGGAGCTACGCCCACTTCCTTCGGTGGCATTTCTTATCAGTGGCAGGAGTCCGATGATAACGGTGTAGGTGATCCCTGGGCAAGTGTTGTAGGAGGAAGCGGAGGCACGACGCTCGTCTATACCACACCGGCTTTGACGACCAGTCGATATTATCGACTGCTTGTCAGTTGCTCGTTCAGTGGTTTGTCGGCAAGTACAACGGAGTACCTCGTAACCGTCAATCCGCGTCCTACCGTGACGGTATCGCCAACCACCTCGACGCTTTGCGCGGGGAATAGTGTTGTTCTGACGGCTTCCGGAGCAGATACCTATGCCTGGTCGCCTTCCACGGGTTTGAACGCGACGACCGGGGCTTCGGTGACCGCGACTCCAACTGTCAGTACTACCTACACGGTCACCGGTACCACGACCTCAAGCGGTTGTACCGCCACGGCAACATCGGCTATCAATACAACAGTCGGAATCAATGCAAGCGCTGGCGCCAATCCGGTGAATATATGCCCCGGTGGCGCCACCACGCTGAATGCTGTGGCCAACACCAGTACCTCCGGCTACACACTGGCTTCCATTCCGTACCAGTTATTTCCGACAACCGGATTTACCACCATCACCTCCTGGACGGGGACCGCTGACGATGGATCAGCGGCAGTGACCTTACCGTTTAATTGGTTCTTCTACGGAAACTCCTATACCAGTGCATTCATTGGTACCAACGGATATCTGATCTTCGGAACAACGTCAACAGCCTATCAGGCGGTTGCCATCCCTGCCACGGCGGCACCGAACAATTACATAGCACTCTGTTGGACCGATTTGAATCCGGGATCAGGTGGAACCATATCGTATGGAACGGTTGGTACGGCGCCGAACAGGGTGTTCGTGGTTGACTATAGCGGCGTACTCTTTTACAATGCCAGTGGAAGTATCGCGACCGGTCAGATCTGCCTGTTCGAAGACGGCCATATTGAAATTCATGCTACCACCCTTGACCGGGGAACTTCTACCGCAGCCGCTGTCATGGGCATCGAGAATTCCGGAGGAACCGCCGGAACGGCCGTGACCGGCAGAAATGGCGGAACCTGGTCAGTGACGGCGCCGGAAGCCTGGTCATTTACGCCAGCCTATCCGGCATTCACGTATAGCTGGAGCCCCGCGACCGGACTGAGTAACCCGAATATTGCCAACCCGGGTGTTACGGGTGTTGTAACGACTTCTTCTTATACAGTGACCGTCAGTGGAGGTGGAGGTTGTGCCGCTACGGCCACGGCAACGATCATTACCGGTCAACCCTTTTCCGTTAGCGCGGCATCTTCCGCGAACAATTTCTGTTTTGGTGGTACGACGAACCTGACCGCCAATGCGACCGGAGGTGGTGTCCCATATTCGTACTCCTGGTCAACGGGTGGCACAACCATCGGAACCACCGGAGCTTTAACGGTTGCACCGCCAGCCGGCACAACAACCTACACAGTATCAGCATCCGATAATTGCGGCAATACCTCCAGCGCTACGGTGTCGGTTACGGTCATTGCTCCGCCTAACGTTGGTGCGACGGCATCTTCCTCGGTAGTCTGCGGCAGCGGATCTGTGACCTTGAACGCAACGGGTGCCAATGGTTATTCCTGGGTGCCGGCTGATGAACTGAGTGTTCCCTTTGGCGCGACAGTTACCGCTTCGCCTTCCGTATCCACTTTGTATACGGTAACCGGAACGGATGCAGCCGGTTGTACTGCTACCGCTACGGTTCAATTGACCGTAGTTCCGGGTGTTACCCTGCAGGCTACCGCGACTCCTTCCAATCTATGTACTGGAACGAGTTCACAACTCAATGCGAACGCGACCCAGGAGGCGCCATATTCACTCGCTCAGGTTGCATATCTGCCCTTATCGACCGCAGGATTTCAAACCATTACCTCCTGGACGTCGGCGGGTACCGGAAACGACGATTATTTCGGCCCGGTCGCGCTTCCGTTCAGCTTTAATTTCTTCGGGCAGAACAAGTCTCAGTTGTATATCGGATCGAACGGATTCATCACCTTCGGTACTCCCTCTACCGATCCTTTTTCCCAATTGTTCCCGGATCCTGCACACCCGAATGATGTGGTGGCCTTGTGTTGGGGTGACCTCGACCCGGGCGCCGGTGGTACGGTGAAATATGGGGTCGTAGGTACCGCTCCGAACCGGATCTTCGTTGTTGATCTGCAGTCGGTCCCGTTCTTTGGAATCGCTTCCGGCAGTAATGTGACCGGTCAGATTAATCTATATGAAACCTCAGGCAGGATCGAACTTCATCTTGCGAGCGTACAGCATAACGGTTCAGGTGCCTTGAACGGCATGGGTATCGAAAATGCAAGCGGTACGCGGGCACATTATCCCTTGGGTCGTAATGGGGGTCTGATCACCTGGAACGTGATCAGTCCGGAAGCATGGCGATTCGACCGTTTGCCTTTCAGCTTGAATTATTCCTGGACGCCTGCATCCGGCCTGAATAGCAGCTCAATCGCCAATCCGGTTGCCGGTCCGCTCGCAGGTTCTGCGACCTATACGGTAACAGCCACCGATAATTTCGGATGTACGGCGACCGCCAGTCTCAGCCTGTCGGTTGGTCAACCCTTGAACGTTCAGGCCGGCGCAACAGCAACCATACTCTGTCTGGGTAGCAATACCACGCTTCAGGCGATCATCAGCGGGGGAGGGGAGCCATATGGTATTACGTGGAAACAAGGCGTGACCACCATTGGCAATACCGCGGACCTGGTCGTTACACCTCCGTTGGGCACGACAATTTATACGGTTAGCGTTTCGGATGCATGTGGTGGAACCGGTAGTTCAACGGTTCAGGTGACCGTTCTCAACTCGCCCTCGGTATCCGTCACCAGCAGTGGAAGTCTGATTTGTGGATCCGGATCCGTTACGATGACCGCTTCCGGGGCCACCAGCTATGTGTGGAGTCCGTCCATTGGACTGAGTGCGACGACCGGCACAACCGTTATAGCTTCCCCGAATGGAACCACCACCTATACGGTAACCGGATCGATTTCCGGTTGTTCGGCAACTGCCACCCGTACGATCACGGTGGCGCCGGCTGTACAGCAGTTGGATCTTTCGGCCGATCAGATCAGCGGTTGTAGTCCGTTGACCACCAGCTTGCATGCTCAGGCCTGTTTCAGCGCGCTCACGAATTATAAGGTGGATTCCTCTTCGGCGGATTATGCTCCAACCAGTTCCGGCTTCGTTACGTTCAATGGTCGTGATGACGGTTCCGTCGTGATCGCGCTTCCGTTTCCGTTCCGGTTCTTTGGTAATACCTATTCTTCGGCATACATCAGCACCAACGGATATCTCGGCTTTGGCAGCAGCTCCTCTGCGTACACCACCGCCACCATGCCTGCTTCGGGAGTGCCGAACAATTTCATTGCCCTCGTATGGAATGACATGATTCATTCGACCGTGAATTCTGGCGTGGATACCTTTACCGTTGGGTCGCCTGGTGCAAGGGCATTTGTTGTCCGCTTCAATGCCGGGGCCGTTTCTTTTTTTGACGGGACTACGTCATACGGTTCGTTCGGCGGCAAGATCATCCTTCATGAAAGTTCCAATGCCATCGAGCTTCGGATCGACGCGATGAATATGGGAGCCTTGGCTACCCGGAATAAAGTCCTGGGTATCGAGAATTCGACGGGACTGCTCGCCTTTTCCGTTCCCGGAAAGAACAATACCAACTGGGTGCAATCCACTCCGATCACTTATTCCTTCACACCCAGTTTGCAGTGTTCCGGTACGTCCGCGTTTATGTATGCCTGGAGTCCTTCAACGGGATTGAATGATCCCGCATCCGCCAACCCTGTATTGACTAATCTGCTGTCGGGAACAACCTATACGGTTACGGCTACATCAAGCGACGGTTGCAGTCGGACTTCGACACTCAGCATCCAGGTCTACAATAACCCTCCTGTCCCCACGGTTACAACCACGGGTTCCACGGATCTCTGCTGGGATGGGGTCAATCCGTTGTCATCGGTCTTATTGACCGCAGATACAACCGGTAGTGGGCCGGGTGCATCGTTCATGTGGAATGATGTTTATGGAACGTCTTCCACCAGTTTGAATGTCACACCGGATGTGGTCATTCCTTCTCCCTATGGTTTCCAGGCAATGGTTACTGATTTCAGAGGGTGTTCGTCAACCTCAACACCGGTCAGCGTCTCTACGGCCTTGTATCCGACGATCGCCTCGCTGAATCCGAGTTCGGGTTGTCCGGGAGATTCCATCGATGTGGCGGGCACTAATTTTTCGACAGTCGTCTCGGTGGATTTCTTCGGTGTGCCAGCAGGCTTCAGGATCGTGAATGCAAACCTCCTTCGGATCGAAGTTCCACCCGGCGCGCTGAGCGGTTCCATTAACCTCGCTACGATCTCCGGTTGTTCGGAATCATCTTCGATGTCGTTCACCGTAAACACCTGTGGCGGTTCGCTTCTGGACATGACCTTGTTGATTCAGGGTTATTATGATGGCGTGGGCGGTATGACCGGCACCTTGTATAATTCTGGAATTTCATTCGACCCTACCGACTGTGAATTCCTGCACGTCTGCTTGATGGATGCCGGAACGCTGACGGAGACCGACTGTTTCGATGAAGTCCTGAAAACGAACGGCAGCCTGCAGATTTCGATTCCTGGCGGGTATGTGGGCTCTTCCTTCTACCTCAAGATCACGGGCCGAAACATTCTGGAAACCTGGACGACCGCCCCGGTTCAGATCGTCAGTCCGTTCACTGTACTTGATCTGACAACTGCAGCCAACACCGTCTTCGGTGACAACCAGGTTCAGGTTTCAACTGCACCGGCCCGTTGGGCAATCTGGAGTGGCGATTTGAATCAGGATGACTTGATTGAGGCGACTGATTATAGTACCATGGAAAACGATGTGCAACAATTCCTATTCGGCTATGTGCCATCTGACATTACCGGTGATGGAATCGTTGAGGCCTCGGATTATGCGCTAGTAGAAAACAACAGTTTGTTGTTCCTATTCTCAATAACCCCCTGATTAGATTTGAAAGGTCGTAATGGTCGGCCGGAGGTTTACCAAGTAAATTGTCGCGTTTGCATAAAAACCGGACTTGGGTATGGTTTTTCTTCTGAAATCAACGATATTTAGGAGAAACGCCCCCTCGAATGAACCGGAAACGCTACCCGATGAAGGCAGCCTGTAGCTGGCTGCTTGCTCTACTGCTCTTTTCTAACCTGGTCCAGGCACAGCCTGCGAATACGTACACCTTTACAACCGGTACCGGTGTTTCTTTGGAGACGCTCAGCGCTCCGGTGGTGCTGGTGGGTTCCGGTGTAGATGATACTCCGGCATCTGCCGCTTCGGCCATCGGATTTTCATTCACCATCAACTCCAACAACTATTCGAATTTTTGGGTGAACGCAAACGGCCTGTTCGGTTTCGGAACATCGCCGAGTACGTCGTACTCAAATTCAATTACAGCACCGCCAAGTTTCCCGGCCCTGATGCCCTGGTGGGATGACATGGGCACCGGTACAAACGGGAACGTTCAGTACCAATTATTGGGAACATCGCCTAATCGGAAATTGGTTGTTGAATGGCGAGTTCGGAACATAGGAGAGACGGGCAACTATACCAAGACCTATCAGCTCTGGTTGTTCGAAAGCAACTTTGCCATTCAATTCGTGTATGGGACAGGCACCGCCGGATCCTCGGCATCGATCGGCATGTCAACATCGGCTACCGAGTACCAGAGTGTTACGACCACATCGAATACCGCTTCGACGACAACTCCTGCCAATACCCAGTCCACATTTCCCGCATCCGGTCGGTATTATTTATTTACGCCTGCCTCCTGTGCCGGAACACCCAGCCCGGGTAACACCCTTGCTTCTGCCAACCCGGTCTGCAGCGGCAGCGCTTTGACGCTATCGATGTCAACTCCTCCTTCCAGCATCGGCATCACCTACCGATGGCAGACTTCGCCGGATGGTTCGACCTGGACCAACGTAGCCGGTGCCGCTGGAAACAACGTTACCTTATCCGCGAACCCGACGGTTGCAACGTACTACCGTTGCCGTGTCACCTGTTCTGCTTCCGGCCTCAACGGCTTCTCAACGCCTTTGTTGGTGAATGTGGTGAATTGCTATAACATGCAGAATGGCTCTTTGTCCAACGTCTGTTCGGCCAGGTTTTATGATTCGGGAGGACTGGCCGCTGCTTATGCTAATGCGGAATCTTATACTCTTACCATTTATCCTACACCCGGAAATTTGCTTCGCGTGCAATTCAACTCCTTCGTCACCGAAAGCGGGTATGATTACTTGTCCATTTACAATGGCAATTCAACGGCCGCGCCGCTTTTGCTCAACACTTCCGGCTCCACCGTGCCCGGAACCTATACCTCTTCGGCGGTGGATGGATCATTGACATTCCGGTTCACGTCCGACCTCAGTATCACCTATGCCGGTTGGGATGCCTTATTGAGTTGTGTTTCGCTTCCTGTATGTAGTGGAACACCGACTGCCGGTACTATCAGTGGAACATCCGGCCTGTGTGCAGGAGGAACGACAACCCTTACCGCCTCCGGATTTTCGTCCGGTGTTTCAGGGCTTTCGTTTCAGTGGGAGGAGTCGGATGACAATGGCGTGGCTGATCCCTGGGCGAATGTCGTCGGTGGATCGGGTGCCAATACGAATAGCTATACCAGCCCGGCCCTGAGTGTTTCCAGGTATTACCGGATGCGGGTCACTTGTTCAAATGGAGGCGGTACTGCCACGACTTCCGGTTATTTGGTTACTGCTAATCCGCTTCCTACAGTGGCAATTGCTGCCAATCCGGGTACGACCATTTGCGGACCGGGTGCGATTAACCTGAGCGCTTCCGGAGCTGACACCTACAACTGGTCACCTGCTTCCGGCTTGAACGCTACTACCGGTGCTTCAGTCACGGCCACCCTTTCGAGTTCTACCAGTTATACAGTTGTCGGTACGATCACTGCTACGGGGTGCACTGCGACTCAAAGTGTTTCACTCAATTTGTTGCCGGGCTATTCGGTGAATGCGACGGCTAATCCGGTCAACATTTGTTCCGGTGGAAGCGCTCAACTCAACGCTGTTGCTCAAATGCCCTCAAGTTCCTATCTGTTGAATCCGATTTCTCCTGCATTGGTTTCCACCGCAGGATTCGCGACCGGCCCCGCGTCCGATGATGCGATCGTTGGCCCCATTACACTGCCCTTCAACTTCAATTTCTTCGGGTCATCGGAGGATTCGCTGTATATCTCCTCGAACGGTCATATCATATTTGGTAATTCGGCACCCGCGAATCAGTTAGCGGGCCTCAACATACCGGATGTAACAGATCCCGATAACGTCATCGCGCTCTGCTGGGCCGACCTCAATCCGGGCACTTCCGGATCGGTCACCTATGGTACGGTGGGCACAGCACCCAACAGGATCTTTGTGATCAGTTGGAACGCCGTACCGTTTTACCTGCAGTCCGGAAGCAACGTCACCGGTCAGATCCAATTGTACGAAGGTTCCAATATTGTGGAGGTTCACATCAGCGTAATCAACCGGGGTGCATCGACCTCAAATACCGTTTTGGGGATTGAAAATGCTACCGGTTCAAGTGGACTTGCGCCCGCCAGTCGTAACGGCGGAACATGGTCGGTGAGCAGTCCGGAGGCCTGGCGTTTTTCGCCTTACGTTCCGAGTTATACCTATGCATGGACCCCGTCGGCCGGACTCGATAATCCAACCATTCCGATGCCGATCGCCAGTGGTGTGTCAGGCACGACCGTATATACCGTGACGGTTACTGCGGATGGTGTGTGCACGGCAACGGCAACTGCCCAGGTGAACGAAGGAGTCGCACTGAGTGCTACGGCTTCCGCGCTTCCTGCTTCCGTATGTGAAGGGCAGTCGACGCAACTGACCGGTGCCGCTTCCGGTGGCGGGGAACCGTTCGCTTATAGTTGGTCCGACGGCGTAACCGAAATCGGAACAACACAATTATTGTCAATCACACCCCCGGTTGGATCCTCCACTTATTACCTGACCGTTACCGACGCCTGCGGGGGCAGCACGTCCACTACTGTTGTCGTCACCGCCCTTCCAGGGCCGGTACTTGCCCTGCAACCGGTCAGTGCGGTGTATTGCGGAGCTCCGCTTGCACTGACAGCCTCTTCGGGAGGCGGAACGACCTTTGGCTGGGCGCCGGCAGCGGGATTGAATGCGACCACCGGCTCTGCTGTAAATGCGAGTCCCGCAAGCACGACAACGTACACCGTCACCGCAACCGCCTCCAATGGTTGTACGATCACCGGT
This genomic stretch from Bacteroidota bacterium harbors:
- a CDS encoding T9SS type A sorting domain-containing protein, producing MPTLACYETASFNNTTCSWDVTGTQPAMPTLACYETASFNNTTCSWDVTGTQPAMPTLACYETASFNTTTCSWDVTGTQPAMPTLACYETATFNNTTCSWDVTGTPLSASCVASDAVCFGGLGSITVSASGGTAPYSGTGTFNLVAGTYNYTVTDNGGCTSSCSATIAEPAKVEASSITSTPSNCGGSTGTATVVATGGDGNYSYLWAPAGGTSASATGLASGSYTVTITDGNGCTGSATVVVGGAGSGPDPAGAIAGPAGACRSTTVTYSIAPVSGASSYIWSLPVGASGSSTGTSITVTFSSTYGGGFICVTPTNACGNGTPACINVPVLTVKPTTPGLISGPNPVCGPTTATYSVAPVSGATNYVWSVTGTGVSIVSGNGTNSVQVSIPAGFGQGSISVYAQNCKGNSPTRNQTLTGVPTHSSALFGPIYNCPNTSASFSISVVPGTATYTWSITGDASIGSSSANSCTVNFGPAWTSGVLTVTTSSTCGSFSRSYTLRSVPTQPGGITGQASALCNATGVSYSIAAVAGATGYNWTVPAGATITSGQGTTSIMVNFGTSAGNVCVTASNSCGSSVARCLAVITVPAAPAAISGPASVCKSQTGTYSISPVSGATSYVWSVTGGASIVPSGTSATVNYNSALSTSATVRVNAVNACGLSQPRTLAVAVNLGCRTSGEEMTAASALTAYPNPTNGLVTINFNAVAAERYTVKVVDLLGNVVVSDQLNAVEGNNMKELNLTNVAKGMYLMSLETEGGNVQTLRLIVE